A genomic window from Candidatus Bathyarchaeota archaeon includes:
- a CDS encoding HD domain-containing protein produces MYLDENLQRLNKAYNSKGLSFKKDGDYIRIFEKKPYLFNEFETLKALLKNNFDLKFNPNLIWHFDNSGIEKLSNKKLKWQPFKDVGTLKKELNGHIEKIQEEEMKGSITKFFENNPCFFDAPASTGYHHAYVGGLLEHSVQTADLALVLANNLHEDININFDLVIAGSILHDIGKMNCYEYLGGNIGITRMYNLQDHIINGIKLASLNINSTKLDDLLHIIASHHNLKDWGSPIQPQSNEAWIIHNIENLSAKIMG; encoded by the coding sequence ATGTATTTAGATGAAAATTTACAAAGATTAAACAAGGCATATAACAGCAAGGGGCTGTCTTTCAAAAAAGATGGAGATTACATTAGGATTTTTGAAAAAAAACCATACCTCTTTAATGAATTCGAAACACTAAAGGCGTTATTAAAAAATAATTTTGATTTAAAGTTTAATCCTAATCTAATTTGGCATTTCGACAATTCGGGAATTGAGAAACTCTCCAACAAAAAATTAAAATGGCAACCATTTAAAGATGTTGGCACATTAAAAAAAGAACTTAACGGACACATTGAAAAGATTCAAGAAGAAGAAATGAAAGGTTCTATTACAAAATTCTTTGAGAATAATCCTTGTTTCTTTGATGCACCTGCATCAACAGGATATCATCACGCATATGTAGGCGGTTTACTTGAGCACAGCGTTCAAACGGCTGATCTTGCACTAGTTTTAGCCAACAATTTGCATGAAGACATAAACATCAATTTTGATTTAGTTATCGCGGGCAGCATTTTACATGACATAGGAAAAATGAACTGCTACGAATATTTAGGCGGCAATATTGGTATAACTCGAATGTACAATCTCCAAGACCACATAATTAATGGAATCAAATTAGCATCACTGAACATCAATTCGACTAAACTCGATGACTTACTACATATAATTGCCAGCCACCATAATTTGAAAGATTGGGGGTCTCCAATTCAACCACAATCTAATGAAGCATGGATTATTCATAATATTGAAAATTTATCAGCCAAAATTATGGGTTAG